The Caldisericia bacterium genomic sequence ATTATATGGTTTTGCATCAAAATCAGTATTAAATCCATCATCTTTAACTGTTGTTCCTGCCTCATAGTGATAAAATTTTCCATCTTTTGTCCAGAAAGAGATTGGTGTCATTCTAACATCACCAGGAGTTACACTTCTTGAATTATCAAGATCAAGATAGATAAAATCACATGCATCAAACACATCATTTGTATTTGTATCCAAAAATCTTAATGAAGGAGTAAAAAGTCTTGTATCATTTGTATCAACTAAATTATTAGTATTATTGTCTATATAAATCCTTTCACCAGGTGAATATGAACCAGATGAATCTTTATCAACATATTTTAAATTACCACCAAATGCTGTTAAACTTAATCCAACATCTGCATCTATCCCTAAAACAGTTGTTCCTGCTTTATAATATTTTCCACCAAAATTTACATTTGATAATCTTTTATCACCAGCATTTACTGTTCCATCTAAACTATAATAAATCCAATCAGCAGGGCTATAACTTCCGGAATTATCTCTATCAACAAATCTTTCATTTGCAGAAAAAACACTTAAAGCATTACCATCATCTTCATCGCTTAATTTAACTATTGTTCCATTAGTTGGATTTGGAAATGTATATAGATATTCAAGAGGTCTTCCTAAATCTGGATCTAAAGTTTTAACAACTGTTCCTGGAGTGCTACCAGCATAAAATGAACCAGAAATTCTAATATCTCCTCTTGATACAGTTTTTGAATTATCAGTATCAAAATATATACAATCTAACTGGTCATAAAATCCATTTCCATTTGTATCACAATATCTAAAATTAGCATCATGACCATCTTCAGGTGGATCTTGAGGTGCTGCTATTTTTCTTTCAAAATCATCAAAAAATAGAGTAGTTCCTGTTAAAGTTTTTATATAAAAATCATCCCAATAAGTTTCTCTTGCAGTTGCATCACCACCATATTGCCAAACACCAAAAATTCCTGTAAGAATAGGTGAAGGATCTGTATAATCAATATATAAAGTATTATCAACATAAACTTTTATATTTGAACCTGATGCAACAATTTTTAAGTTATAAAATGTATTTGCTAAACCAATCGTAAAAACTTGTGTTGTCAAGACAGTGTTAACTCCGTTAACAACTTTTACAAGTCTTATATTTCCACCCCAAAAATCAACATAATAACCATTTGCTTTTGGATTATTTCTTGTAAGGTAATCATTAAATCTAAATTTTACACCACCATGGTAATTTGAAGTACTACTAAATGCTATTTTTGTTTCGAGAATAAAATCTGATAGATTTTTATTGTAAAGGGGGTGAATGAATAGAGATGTATCATCAGGACCAACTACATTTGGATGTGATAGATAAATAAAATTACCTGTTCCAAATGGTGTATCCCATCTCCACCCTGCTGGATTACCTGTATCACTTATTCTAAACCATCTTGCAGTGGGTATAATTTTCGAAGGATCATTAGTTGCATTAATTCCGCAATCATCATCTGCATCTCTTACAAATGTACCAAATCCATGGGTAAAACCCTCATAAATTGTATTTCCATAAATATCTTTAGGCTGTGGAACAAGTATAGTGTTATTACCAAAACTTGCATTAATACCCCCTGTAGGGTAATAGTTTGATTCTACAAATGCTGGATCTGGTATTAATACCATATGGTCAAATAGTCCAGGTTTAACATAAATTGAGAATAAGGATTGAATATGTTTATTTGTTTGTAATTTTATTTGATAGAATCCAGATTTTGTTGGGTTTTTAATTCCACATGGTAATAAAAATGTAAGTGTGTGATTAAGATCTTTAGGAAGATTAATTGAAGTTATAACAGCAATTCTTTTATTTAATAAATCAACTTGAACATCTGAAATATTATTACTTCCATCAATTAAAACTTGAGTTTTTGGAATTACATTTGGAATATAAAATTCTTTTTGTGCATCTCCGGTTGGGTCAGTGGGGAAAATTACTTGAATATTATCTGTATTTGCTAATAGATCTACAGTTTTTAATTCAAAAATTATATCTATTCTTGTAATCTCACCAACAATATCTGGAGTTAAAGTGATTTCTTTAATAATTGTTTCATTAGCAAGATTTAATCCTAAAGATAAATTAAATTTAGGAAGATAAACAAAAATTAATAGTAGAGTTAAAAAAATCCCTAAAAATTTTTTCATTCTTTCCTCTCCTTTCTTCCTTTTTTTAATTAACATAACTCCCTATTACACCTCTCTATTTATAAAAAATTTTATAATAAAATAAAAATAATTTACTCTTCGCTTACATTTTCAAAGTTTTCTATGATTATATTATAATCTCTAATTTTATTAAATAAAGATTTTCTTGATATCCCCAATAGTTTTGCTGCTTTAGTTTTATTGCCCTTACACTGTTTGAGTGCTTTAATAATCATTTCTTTTTCCGCCTTTGCAACAACTTCATTAAGTGGTAAAATCTTATCTCCGTTTATGTTATTAGATACTAATTCTTCTTTTTTGTTCCCAATAATTGTTTGAGGAAGATAATCTTTTAAAATTATTTGACCATGTGAAGCAACAATTGCATGTGCAATTGCATTTTCAAGTTCTCTTACATTTCCTGGCCAAGAGTAGTTCATAAAAATTTCCATCACTTCAGGATCTACTCCTGTTACAACCTTTTGATATTTATGGGAATATTTAAATATAAAATATTCAACAAGATCAGGAATATCTTCTTTTCTTTCTCTTAATGGTGGAAGTGTTATTGTAAAAACATTTAATCTATAATAAAGATCTTCTCTAAATTTTTTTTCTTCAACAAGTTTTAAAAGATTTTTATTTGTTGCTGCGATTATCCTTGCATTTGTATAAATTGTTTCTGTTCCTCCAACTCTCTCAAAAGATCTCTCTTGTAAAACTCTCAAAATTTTTGCTTGAAGTGGTAAACTCATATCACCTATTTCATCTAAAAAAATTGTTCCATCTTTCGCTTGCTCAAATTTTCCAATATGTCTTTCTTTTGCATCTGTAAATGCACCTTTTTCATGACCAAAAAGTTCTGATTCAAGTAATCCCTCAGGAATTGCTGCACAATTAACTGTTACAAATGGTTTATCTCTTCTTGAAGAATTCTTATAAATTGATTTTGCAACAAGTTCTTTACCTGTTCCACTCTCTCCTAAAATTAATACTGTTACATCAGAGGAGGCTGCTCTTCCAATTTGTTTATAAACTTCTTGCATGACTTGAGATTTTCCAATTAATCCCTCTGCTTGAAAATCTCCTTCATAAATTCTCTCTTTTTTCTTAATTCTCTCTGATAGTTTCTTAAGTTCTATCGCTTTTTTTAAAGTAACTCTTATTTCATCAAGATCAAGTGGTTTTGTAACATAGTCATATGCTCCTTCTTTCATTGCTTGAATTGCAACTTGACTTGTGCCATATGCTGTCATTAAAATAACAGGAAGATCTTTATCAATCTCTTTTATTTTTAAAAATGCCTCCATCCCATCCATTCCAGGCATCTTGTAATCCATTAGTACAACATCAGGATAAAACTCACTTACTTTTTTTAAAGCCTCCTTACCATTTTTTGCTTTAATTATAATATATTCATCTTTAAGTGCTTCATTTAAAAATTCAAGAATATTTTCTTCATCGTCAACAATTAAGACTGTTACTTTATCATTTTTCCTCATATTCATAAAACAATTATACCATTTAATTTATTGGTAAATACACAAAAAAACTTGTACCATTTTGATCTGAGTTAAACCAAATCTTCCCATTATGCATTTCAACAAGTTTTTGTGAAATAGGCAATCCAAGACCTGTTCCTTTCTCCTTTGTTGTAAAAAATGGAGTAAATATTTTTTCTTTATCTTCTTCTTTAATTCCAAATCCAAAATCTCTCACTTCTATTAAAATTCCATCTTCATATCTTTTTGTTTTTATTATAATTTTTCCATTATAATCAGAACTTTCAATTGCATTTAATATTAAATTTAATAAAACTTGCTCCATCTGTTTAGGATCAAAGTTAAACTTTGGATCAAAATTTATATCTAATTCAATATTCATATTTTTTTCACTTATTTTTTCTTGAAGAAGAGATATTGAATCTTTTATTACACTTGAAATATGTGATAAAACTTTATTTGGAGGAGAGGGTCTTCCATACATAAGCAAATCTTTAATTATATCCTCTAATCTCTTAACTTCATTTAAAATTGTTCTTGTATATTTTAATTCATCACTATCTTTTTCAAATTTCTTTTCAAGAATTTGTGTAAATCCTTTTATTGCAGTAAGAGGATTTCTAATTTCATGAGCAACACCTGTTGTAAAAATTCCAAGTGTTTTAAGTGCTTCTGTTCTTCTTTTCTCTTCAAGAAGTTTGACCTCTTCAGTTACATCTTCAAATGTTATCAAAATCTCATCTGTATTAAATGTAGTTGAGAATATATTAAAGATTTTCTCTTCCTTTTGAATTTTTACTCTTTTCTCTTTAAGTTTTCCCTTATTAAAAAGTTCTAAAATTATTTCTTTTAAAATAGGAATAGAATTTATATTTTTTTCAAGAATATCTTTTTTCTTCAAATCTAAAAGTTTTTCAAAAGCCCTGTTTAGGTCTTTTATAATTCCATCTTTTGTAATTACAAGAACTCCAGTATTAATTGTTTCAAGAATTTTTTCTGAGTTACTTCTTGTTACAAGAAGAGTCTGAGCAAGATCATTTATTGCAAAACTTATCTCACCCATCTCACCTGTCATTTTAGGAAGTTTATATGAAAGATCTAATTTTAAATTTTCAAGACCTCTCTTTATAACAGTAACTTTTCTAACAAAAATTGCTGAAATATAAATTGCAAAAATTCCTGAAATTAAAACTACAACATAAAGAATATTTCTTTGAGTTAATTTCAATTGACTAATTTTTGAGGTTACAATTTCTTTAGGTTCTTCTACCCAAACATATCCAGCCTCTTCACCAAATTCATAAAGAGTTAATATAACTCTATATTTTTCTGAAAAGGTAGAAGAAGATTCATAAAACGCCACAGGTCTATTAAAATAGTCTCCATATATAAAATATCCAACGCCATACATAGGATTTTGCTCATGAATTGTATATGTGTAATCTTCTAGTGATCTTTCAAGATATAACCTTTTAGCAGTGTTTAAATCTATTTTTTGAATTGAAGCGGTTGTTATTAATCTTTCTATAATTCTTGTATATGCAATTTCAAGTTGTTTTGCAACAGTGGTTAATTTTTCTTCTTCTGCTTTCCAAAGGTTATCTTCCATTGTTTTAATCATTATTGAACCAAGTAGAAATGTTGATACAATAACAACTATAAAGAATGAAATAATTACTTGAAACCTTAATGAATTAAAAAATTTCATTTATAACTCAAAAACATTTTTAATTGAAATCCAATATTCATCAACTCTCTTTGTCTTATTTAAAACCTCTTTTAGTGGAATTGATGTAATTTCACCATTAAGAAGTGTTGCCATTCTTCCGAATTCACCATTTTTAACCATATCAACAGCCTTTATTCCAAGTCTTATTGTCAGAATTCTATCAAAAAGAGTTGGTGCTCCACCTCTCTGAATATGTCCAATTTGTGCAACTCTTGTATTTATATTCAATTCATCTTTTATAATTTTTCCAAGATAACTTCCAACACCTCTTTCCTGTAAAAGTTTATGACCAAAAGCATCAACTTCAACATCTTCTCTCTCTGCAACCTCAACTCCTTCAGATACACAAACCACTGCGTATCCTTTTCTTTCAAAAGCCCTTTTTACTTTCTCAATAAACTTATCTTTATCAAATTTTTCTTCTGGAATCACTGTAACATCTGCTCCACCTGCAAGTCCAGTAAAAAGAGCTACCCATCCTGCTTCTCTTCCCATAACTTCAAGAATTAAAATCCTTTTCATTGCTTTTGCTGTGTCTTTTAATTTCTCAAGAGCATCCATTGAGATTGTTGTGGCTGAATCAAAACCAAATGTGTAATCTGTGCCAAAAACATCATTATCCATTGTTTTAGGAACTCCAACTGTATTAACCTTATACTCTTCATATAATTTTGCAGCAACACTCAATGTATCATCACCACCAATTGCAATAAGAGCATCAATTTTTTCTTTTTTTAAAGTTTCCAAAATTCTTTCGACTCCTTTTTCTTCTTTAAAAGGATTTGTTCTTGATGAATACAAAATTGTACCACCTAAATTTAAAATATCTTCTACATCTTGAAGATTTAAAAATTTTCCATTATCTTCAATTAAACCTTTCCACCCATCAAAAAAACCAAAAACTTCAAACCCATATTTTAAACTTCTATAAAAAACCGCTCTTATTGTTGAATTTAATCCAGGGCAATCTCCTCCACCAGTTAAAACACCAATTCTCATATTTAATACCTCCTTTTAAGATATCTCTTTATAATAAAAGTTTTCAATTCCTATTAATTTAGATAAATTTGATAGAAGGGATGGAGTAAGAGTAACCATAAATTTTTCTGAAAGTGAAATCTCTATTTTCTTTCCATTAATTAATAAATAAATAGTAACAGGAGTTGTTCCCTTGCTTTCTTTAAGAAAATTTGATAATTTCTCAAGAAGGTCCTCCTTTAGTTCCTCTTTTTTAAGTTTTATATAAAGATGAAAATTTGATCTATTTTCTTCTTTTATTTCTAAATCTTTAATTTTTTCATCAAGTTCACTTTTATGAATAAACTCTATAAATTTTGTTAATCTCAAAGAAATTCTCTCATCTTCAATTTTTAATTCACCCTCAATTTTTATAATTCCCTCTTTTCTTAAATAGTTTTCAATAACATCAATTTGTGAATTAAAAACTAATATATCAACCTTTCCACTCTCATCTTCAAGAATAAATTTAAGAAAACCTTCGCCTTTCTTAGTTGAATGATGTTTAAATGAAACAATAGTACCAATTAAATTTACAATTTTCCCACTTTCTAAAAGTGGTAGGTCTGAAATTTTTGTTTCACTTTTTCTCAATTTTTCAAGATAGAATTTAAGTGGATGACCTGAAAAATAGAAACCAAATGCCTCCTTTTCCCACTCAAGAATTTTACTCTGATCTATTTTTCTTCTTTTTTGTGGAATCTCATTAAATAAAAGGGGCTTTGTTTTTTCTTCACTTTGAAGTTCTTCAAGAAGTGATGCTCTATCTTTTGAAAATTCATCAAAAGCACCTGCTTTAATTAATGCTTCAATAACTTTTTTATTTATTCTTGTATTTTTACATCTTGATAAGAAATCATAAAAAGATCTAAAATCTCCTTTTTTTCTTTCATTTATTATCTCAACTGCTGCATTTTCTCCAACATTTTTTATTGCAGCAAACCCAAATCTAATTCCTTCATTTTCAAGTGTAAAATATATATCTGATTTATTAATATGAGGTGGTAAAATCTTTATTCCAAAACTTTCAATGTCTTTTATATACACCTCTTCTTTATCTTCGTTTCCAGCAACCGAAGATAAAAGAGAAACAAAATATTCCTCTGGATAATTTGCCTTAAGATATGCTGTTTGATAAGAAATTATTGCATAAGCAGTACTATGAGATTTGTTAAATCCATATTCTGCAAATTTCTCAATATAGTTAAAAACTTTTTCTGCAGTATCCTTGTCAATTCCATTATTTATACATCTTAATATAAAATCTTCTCTCATTTGTTCCATAATATCTTTTTTCTTTTTACCAATTGCTTTTCTTAATAGATCTGCTTCAGCAAGTGTATAACCTGCCAATTTTTGTGCAACTTGCATGACCTGTTCTTGGTAAACCATAATTCCATATGTTGGTTTTAAAATATCTTCAATTAAGGGATGAAGAACATCGTACCTTTCATTTGAATTTTTTCTTTTAATGTATTCTTCAACTTGGCCAGATTTAAGAGTTCCAGGTCTATACAAAGATAAAACAGCAATTATATCTTCAATATTTGTTGGTTTTAAACTTGAAAGAACTCTTCTCATTCCAAAAGATTCAAGTTGAAAAACTCCAATTGTTTTACCATCTCTTAAAAGGGAAAAAGTTTTTTCGTCATCAAGAGAAATATTATCAATATTAATATCTACTCCTTTTCTCTCTTTTATTAATTTTATTGTCTCATCAATTACAGTTAGAGTTCTTAAACCAAGAAAATCGATTTTAAGAAGTCCTAAATCTTCTAAAGAATCTTTATCATATTGAGTTGTAATCCCTCTATCTTTTGTATATTGAAGAGGAACAATTTCAGATAAAGGTCCATCACCTATTACAACTCCAGCAGCATGAGTTGAAAAGTTTCTATTTATTCCTTCAAGTTTCATTGCAATTTCAAATAACTCCCTCTTTTTTTCATCAGCATTCATTTCTTTAAGCAAAAGTGGTTCTTTCTCAAGTGCTTCTTTGAAACTTGAACCAAATGGAATAAGTTTTGCAATTCTATCCATTTCTGAAACTGGATAATTTAAAACTCTTCCAACATCTCTAATTGTTCCTCTTGCCTCCATTTTTCCAAATGTTGCAATTTGAGCAACTCTATCTTCACCATATTTTCTTCTAACATAATTTATAACTTCATCTCTTCTATCATCCGCAAAATCTATATCAATATCTGGAAGAGAAATTCTTTGAGGATTTAAAAATCTTTCAAAAAGTAAATTATATTTTAGTGGATCAACATCTGTTATTCCTAAAAGATAAGAGACAATACTTCCTGCAGCACTTCCTCTTCCAGGACCAACTCTTATTCCATTTCTTTTAGCATAAGAAACAAAATCGCTCACAATCAAAAAGTAATCTGAAAATCCCATATCTTTAATTGTTTTAAGTTCCATGCTTAATCTATCTAAAATTTCATCACTTATTTTTTCATATCTTTTTGGAAGTGCATTTTCACATAAATTTTTTAAAACTTCGAATGGCTCTTCTCCTTCTTTTAGTGGAAATTTTGGAAGTTTTGGAATTTGTAAAGGTATTTCTAAATTGCACTTATCTTTTATCTCAATAGTTGTATAAATTGCATCTGGAATTTCTTTGAATAAATTCCACATCTCTTCAAAAGATTTAAGATAAAACTCATCAGTTTCAAATTTTAATCTATCAGGATTATCAATTGTTGTTTGTGTCTGTACACATAGCAATATTCCATGAACTTTAGCATCTTCTTTGTTTAGATAGTGAACATCATTTGATGCAAAAAATTTTGTATTTGTCTCTTTTGCAAGTTGAACCAATTTTGGTAAAACCTCTTTCTCTTCTCTTAAATTGTGGTCTTGTAACTCAATATAAAAATCGTCTCCAAAAATTTCTTTAAATTCATACACTCTCTTTTTTGCATCTTCATATCTTCCTTCAAGAATTAAAGATGGTATTTCGCCTTTAATACATGATGTTGTAAGAATTAATCCTTTGTGATATTTTCTTAAAACCTCAATATCAATTCTCGGTTTATAGTAAAAACCTTCAAGGTGGGCTATTGTTACTAGTTTTGATAAATTAGAATACCCTTCATAATCTTTTGCAAAAAGTAAAATGTGATAATTTTCTCTATCTTCTTTTCCCTTTTTTTCATGTCTTGAGTTTGGAGAGAAGTATAGTTCAACTCCAATTATTGGTTTAATTCCAACCTCTTTTGCTTTTTTATAAAATGGAATAACTCCATAGAGACCACCATGATCTGTTATTCCAACTGAGTCCATATTAAGTTTTTTTAATTTTTCAAAAAGATCATCAAATTTAATCAAACCATCAAGAAGCGAAAATTCAGTATGTAGATGAAGATGCACAAAACTACTCATTTCTTTAACTCCTCAATAAAAACTTCTTTTAATAAATCTGGATCCAGTCTTCCTCTACTTTTGGCCATAGCCTGTCCAATTAAGAATTGAATAACTTTCTCCTTTCCCTTTTTGTAATCATCAACTA encodes the following:
- a CDS encoding ATP-dependent 6-phosphofructokinase: MRIGVLTGGGDCPGLNSTIRAVFYRSLKYGFEVFGFFDGWKGLIEDNGKFLNLQDVEDILNLGGTILYSSRTNPFKEEKGVERILETLKKEKIDALIAIGGDDTLSVAAKLYEEYKVNTVGVPKTMDNDVFGTDYTFGFDSATTISMDALEKLKDTAKAMKRILILEVMGREAGWVALFTGLAGGADVTVIPEEKFDKDKFIEKVKRAFERKGYAVVCVSEGVEVAEREDVEVDAFGHKLLQERGVGSYLGKIIKDELNINTRVAQIGHIQRGGAPTLFDRILTIRLGIKAVDMVKNGEFGRMATLLNGEITSIPLKEVLNKTKRVDEYWISIKNVFEL
- a CDS encoding sigma-54 dependent transcriptional regulator, translating into MRKNDKVTVLIVDDEENILEFLNEALKDEYIIIKAKNGKEALKKVSEFYPDVVLMDYKMPGMDGMEAFLKIKEIDKDLPVILMTAYGTSQVAIQAMKEGAYDYVTKPLDLDEIRVTLKKAIELKKLSERIKKKERIYEGDFQAEGLIGKSQVMQEVYKQIGRAASSDVTVLILGESGTGKELVAKSIYKNSSRRDKPFVTVNCAAIPEGLLESELFGHEKGAFTDAKERHIGKFEQAKDGTIFLDEIGDMSLPLQAKILRVLQERSFERVGGTETIYTNARIIAATNKNLLKLVEEKKFREDLYYRLNVFTITLPPLRERKEDIPDLVEYFIFKYSHKYQKVVTGVDPEVMEIFMNYSWPGNVRELENAIAHAIVASHGQIILKDYLPQTIIGNKKEELVSNNINGDKILPLNEVVAKAEKEMIIKALKQCKGNKTKAAKLLGISRKSLFNKIRDYNIIIENFENVSEE
- a CDS encoding ATP-binding protein; amino-acid sequence: MKFFNSLRFQVIISFFIVVIVSTFLLGSIMIKTMEDNLWKAEEEKLTTVAKQLEIAYTRIIERLITTASIQKIDLNTAKRLYLERSLEDYTYTIHEQNPMYGVGYFIYGDYFNRPVAFYESSSTFSEKYRVILTLYEFGEEAGYVWVEEPKEIVTSKISQLKLTQRNILYVVVLISGIFAIYISAIFVRKVTVIKRGLENLKLDLSYKLPKMTGEMGEISFAINDLAQTLLVTRSNSEKILETINTGVLVITKDGIIKDLNRAFEKLLDLKKKDILEKNINSIPILKEIILELFNKGKLKEKRVKIQKEEKIFNIFSTTFNTDEILITFEDVTEEVKLLEEKRRTEALKTLGIFTTGVAHEIRNPLTAIKGFTQILEKKFEKDSDELKYTRTILNEVKRLEDIIKDLLMYGRPSPPNKVLSHISSVIKDSISLLQEKISEKNMNIELDINFDPKFNFDPKQMEQVLLNLILNAIESSDYNGKIIIKTKRYEDGILIEVRDFGFGIKEEDKEKIFTPFFTTKEKGTGLGLPISQKLVEMHNGKIWFNSDQNGTSFFVYLPIN
- a CDS encoding DNA polymerase III subunit alpha produces the protein MSSFVHLHLHTEFSLLDGLIKFDDLFEKLKKLNMDSVGITDHGGLYGVIPFYKKAKEVGIKPIIGVELYFSPNSRHEKKGKEDRENYHILLFAKDYEGYSNLSKLVTIAHLEGFYYKPRIDIEVLRKYHKGLILTTSCIKGEIPSLILEGRYEDAKKRVYEFKEIFGDDFYIELQDHNLREEKEVLPKLVQLAKETNTKFFASNDVHYLNKEDAKVHGILLCVQTQTTIDNPDRLKFETDEFYLKSFEEMWNLFKEIPDAIYTTIEIKDKCNLEIPLQIPKLPKFPLKEGEEPFEVLKNLCENALPKRYEKISDEILDRLSMELKTIKDMGFSDYFLIVSDFVSYAKRNGIRVGPGRGSAAGSIVSYLLGITDVDPLKYNLLFERFLNPQRISLPDIDIDFADDRRDEVINYVRRKYGEDRVAQIATFGKMEARGTIRDVGRVLNYPVSEMDRIAKLIPFGSSFKEALEKEPLLLKEMNADEKKRELFEIAMKLEGINRNFSTHAAGVVIGDGPLSEIVPLQYTKDRGITTQYDKDSLEDLGLLKIDFLGLRTLTVIDETIKLIKERKGVDINIDNISLDDEKTFSLLRDGKTIGVFQLESFGMRRVLSSLKPTNIEDIIAVLSLYRPGTLKSGQVEEYIKRKNSNERYDVLHPLIEDILKPTYGIMVYQEQVMQVAQKLAGYTLAEADLLRKAIGKKKKDIMEQMREDFILRCINNGIDKDTAEKVFNYIEKFAEYGFNKSHSTAYAIISYQTAYLKANYPEEYFVSLLSSVAGNEDKEEVYIKDIESFGIKILPPHINKSDIYFTLENEGIRFGFAAIKNVGENAAVEIINERKKGDFRSFYDFLSRCKNTRINKKVIEALIKAGAFDEFSKDRASLLEELQSEEKTKPLLFNEIPQKRRKIDQSKILEWEKEAFGFYFSGHPLKFYLEKLRKSETKISDLPLLESGKIVNLIGTIVSFKHHSTKKGEGFLKFILEDESGKVDILVFNSQIDVIENYLRKEGIIKIEGELKIEDERISLRLTKFIEFIHKSELDEKIKDLEIKEENRSNFHLYIKLKKEELKEDLLEKLSNFLKESKGTTPVTIYLLINGKKIEISLSEKFMVTLTPSLLSNLSKLIGIENFYYKEIS